CTCTGGAAATGCAGATGAACCAGATCAGACCACTCTGTTCATGGGACTCTCCactcctcctttccctcagaGGCAGCTGTCTGAGCCCTTGCTCCACAGGCACATTGGATTTCTCACGGCAAGCAGGAGGTCCACAGCAGGGGCCCCACGCAGTTGGGACGTCTGGGCACCAGGCCAGAGCCTCTCCCTGACCCCACACACACCAGACACAGCCTGGTTCTTTATTTGCTGACCCACAGCTGGTGGCTGGGGTGAGGCAGCAGAGGATTGACCCAGAAAGGCTGCTGGAAGGCAGACAGCCCAAGGACACGCTCATCCCCTCAGTGTGTGGTGCTGATTCCCTCAGTGGGAGTGATGGTATTCCAGAGGTGTGCAGAAACGCTGCATTATCTGAACCACAAGGAATCCAGCTCAAAGGGCTCTGCTTGTGCTCCTCTATGCTCCTGTACTTTCCCGCACATAAGGAGCACACTAATACCAAAACTTCCCCCTACCACCTACCCCCACCTTGAAACAGCTCCCAGTGCAATGAAATGTTCCTGCTTCAGACTTCCAAAAACAACCATAAACGCTGGGGATAATTAAAAAGTGAACATCATGAAAAATACACTGGCAAGCTGTGAAGCTGGAAAGCCAGGTAGCTTAAAGAAGTGCCAGATATTCAACTGGTCTCCAAGACCAGCAGATGTTTTTCAACCTAACATTGCAAAACCTTACTAACTCAGATGTGTTTCCTAAATCAGAACCAGAGATGAGAATGTGTGTTGTGTATTGGGACCATATCAAGTACTTTTCCAGCACTGTTAAGatctgttatttaaaaaaaggaaaaaaaaaaaaaagaaaaaaagaaaaaaaggagggggtTGGGTGTTGATAGAAAAAACTAGGCCCGAATAAAGGATTCTGGATGCTTACCTAAATCAtgtaagaaagggaaaattccttccccAAACTGAAAGGACTCAGCTGCAATTAAGAGGTAGATACCATCAGCCCATTTCCATGTCTGGTATTAAGCTATTCACAAGAGAACTGCAGAATACAGTGGCTGCAGCTGATACAGCCTTAGTGATATTTAggcagttattttctttttttacccaATTACCTGAAAAGAAATCATTCAGCAGCTCACTTTTGAAAGCCAGCCTCCCTCACTTGGTACAAGGCAATCTGCTATAGCACTGCAATTAAAAACTCATCATCCCAATGCCACTTGGTGTTGGTTTGTCtttccaccagcagctcctttaCAGCCAGAGTGCACAGCTGAGgatcctctctgctgctcttccacacTTTTGAGGAGATTTACAGGGATTTGCTCATGTTTTTCTCGCTCAAAGAGAGATTATGTGGCGTGATTAAGAGATATTCTAGGAAAGAAACTACCAGCTTCCACAAGACATTCCCTTTGTTTGACATAACACCCATCAGTTATTAATGGGATGGCTTGAAGCTGTTGCTTAGCCTTAGTAATGCCATATTTATCAACAAACTTTActtctctcccctctctgtAGTGGCAGCCTTTGTCCAGCAATTTCTGGATGAATCATTCTAAAccaatatataattttttaatacatacatgtatgtatatatatatatatatatatatatatatatatatatatatacacacacacacacacatacaagcTGCCTTCCATGTATAAAGTAATAGGAGAGTTATGAGCAGATAAGGGGAGTTACAGCTTTTGCTGTTTCATGGGAGGTGGAAGTGTGCAAGGAGGGTCACTGAATCCACAGCCTGGTGATCTATTGCAAAACCCTTACAGAAACTGATTTTCCACTccttataaaaacaaacaaacaaacaaacaaacaaaccacaaagaggaaaataataatatgcGACATTATAAATAGGGAATTACTACACTGCAGATTGAAAAATCAAATGTGCCtcttaggaaaaaatgttcCCACTGTCTCAGAAGCTGCTCCCTGAGATGTTTAATTCTGAGTGGATCCTTCCCTCCCACATTTGTGATGCAGAGAaacctgggaaaacaaaacctgctctgcctttcaggTGTGTGACAGCAGGAAGGACAAAGAGGAACCACAAAGGAAAGCTCTGCTCAGACCTTGCTATGGAAAGGACAGGCTGCACACATGTCCCTGAAATCCAcaccagcacccacagcacccacTCTAGTTGTTTGTCCATTGCTTTGTGGATGCCAAAGCAGAAGATGGACCTGCAGCAACCAGCTCAACCTGCCCAAAACCTCCAACCTTTCCACCAGGCAGCTCCAAAGCTTTTGTTGTGAATGGAAGCAGCGCTGCCTATGGAGAGGAGGGctcctttctgctttgctgccagcctcccctccAGTCCCAAGGGAAGAACCTGAGACAGAGACCAGTGGGTGACCCAGCTGTCATCTTCCATGACCCTGCTAGGGCTGTAAGAGAGCCAACAGCCAAAGCTACAGAGGGCACCATGGACAGGCAGCCTGTGCTCTCctccacccagcccagctcccagagcacacagctcttGGGGATTCACTTACTGGACATTCCATGGGGACACCTGTTGTGCCCCACAGATTGATTTGGTTACAGAAACCAACCATCTGCCCCCGTGTTGTACCAACCAAAGTCTGAAAGCACCCAGACAGAGAGCAGGATTAATGTTATACTTCCATCTGCTCTGAAACATGAGCTGCCCATCAGCAACAACCTGAAGATGCCTCTGAGCTCCTAAATCCCACCTTGCCCGGGGAAAAGTGCAAGCTATGAGGAGAACAAGAGAAGCCATGACAAGCCAATTCCCTCAAAGCACAAGTCAcatccacagcagcattttaaactTGCCCCTTTTCCTGCATGGCTAAATGCAAGGAAAATGTTATCAGGTCACATCAGGAGATATCTAAGTGGTGACAACAGCAATATAAAAGCACTGACTGGGTCTGCACCAACGtaacaaactttaaaaagtattaaaacaGACTGTTTATTACAGCATATGATGTGTTATATTAATTTACAcaatgatatatatatatatatatataaaaacagcCATTGATGATGTACAGTAAATTGGACATCAACAGGAATATTAAAACTACTGATACTCATGCACGTGACATgcatatgggtttttttttctttttcaaaagcagttttacaCAATATAATGAAGTTACTAAGCCTTggtcagctgctccagctgcagtttACTCTGGACACCACCGCCGTCCACAGTGGGACTCCCAGGAGATCGGAGCAGAGTGCACTCCAGGGAAGGCGACTTAACCTCGGAGACAGATTGAACAGGAGCCCTTTCCTGGTGGGGGAAGGCTGGGGGAGGACAGGAGTGAGTTTCAAGAAGAGAAtcaacaagaaaagaaaaaaaccagaccagagtaccaaaaggaaaaagttcAAGATgtggcaacagcagcagcagaaagggacAAGCAAAAACATTAAGAAACACCCTCACTCCCTCCCCTTTATTCCCTAAAAACTTATGACCTTAAGCTGTCGATATCCTGTATAAGACCCAGAACTGGAAAAACTAGGCAAGGAAGATCCACTCTCAGAAACATTTTAGCCTTTTCTCAAAGCCTTCTGACACCACGCACTGGAGGCTGTTCACCACTGAAATGGCAGTGTtgtgttgttgggttttttaaaacaagtgtAACGGTCTTTTATTTCCACATAAAAGGCACTAGTATCCACCCAAGTTCTGAAGACAAGTGACATAATTTACCttaagttttaaatatttgtattaaaaaaaaaaaaatctgtgaaaatatgtacaaaaaaaaagcaccttgcttccaaaagcagaagcagataCATTCCACCAAGTCACCTCACTAGACGGTCGTCATGAGCTTCAGGGAGCCTGACCGAAAGCGGAGGATCTTCTTCTTGAGGTTATGGGAGGCTTTGATTTTGACAAAGGCCTTGGCCGCATTTTCATGCAGCTCCGGTGCCGTGACTGTTTGGATGGGGAGAGTCTGGACAAACTGGGACCAAATCAGGCCCCCACTCTCATCAGAGTCACTGGTGGTCGTGCTCTCCCCTACAAACTCCACCTCGCTCAGGCTTGACTCGCTGTCTCCAAAGCAGTTTGTGGTGTAGTTGCTCTGCTCGTCCTCGCTCGTGTCCACCACGGTGGAGTGGAACAAGGACTCGCACTCGGCCGAGTACTCCGAGTCGCTGGCCACGTAGGCGTAGGGGCTGACATAGGGCAGGGGCACCTGTGAGTAGACCCCCACGCCCTCCCGCCGGTTCCTCCTCGCCCTCCGCAGGGCCTCCTCGTAGGAGATCTCCGCCGAGGACTTCCAGCGGCGGTAGTCGGCACGCTTGTGTTTGGGCTTGGCCACAACAACCTCCCGGCCGTGCCCATGGGAGCGGAGGGCGGATCTGTGCAGGCCAGCCTGCCGGCCCGGGAGGCTTGGCTCCAGCGGCAGGCCGCTGCCTCTCTTTCCCCGCGACGAGggctttttcagtttcttattTGTATCCAACTCCTCAGGAAAGCGGCACTTCTTGCCGACCAGTTTGGCTTTCTCCCTCAAGGTCTGTGAGCTGTTTTCCACCCCGTTGGCAAGGTGGGACCTGTGCTTCAACGCAGAGCTTTTCAAAATCTTGACGTTCCGGGTGCCTTTGTGAAGCTTCATGCTTTGCTGCTGGGCCGGGATGTACTGGGCGTTCACCAGCAGCCCATCATCCAGGCTCTGCGAGGAAGAGCCCTCGCTTTTGAAATCCAGCGCGGGCCTCTCCTCGACAGCCGGTGACGAGGAGCGAGCGGCCTGCAAGCTGCTCTTCAACAGGATCTTTTTGGGAGGCTGGCTGACCCTgttctctggctgcagcaccactgGCTTCCCTGGGGTCTCCTTGGGAGATGCAGCAAAGAGCTGGCCGTTCTCCTTGGGGACATCCCCGGCCGTGGCCGCGGTGTTGCGGCTCAGCTCCAGCGGTGCCGGTTTGACGCCCCGTGGCAGGTGCTTGCTCTGGAGTTCCGTTGTTGTGCCAGGTGGGAAAGCTGCCGGCAAAGGGGCCTTCCtactctccagctgctccccagccgGCTCCCTTGGCCTCTGCTTTAACGGGGAGGGAGCCGTGTGGTCCGGAGCGGGAGCCCCACTGGGAGGTAAACACACTGGCTTGGAGCTCTTCAGGTTCACCACGTTGCCGTGGGCCACCATCGCTGCCGGCTGCCGGACGCACATGCTCCCATGCCTCAAGATCCCTTTGGTGGCATCGGCGTTGAGACTCGTCCGGGGTTTGTTAGTCCTTACTGCGTGAGTCTTTTTCTGAACCAGGCTTAAGATGTAGCTGTCTATCCTCTTGCTGGTGGAAGGGCACGGAGCCGGCCAGGAGCTCTGCGGGGGGAAGGCGCTGGCGGATTGTCCCGAGTCCGTTTCGGATGGGGTGCAAACGTCACTCATATCGCAAGCGAGCCTCTCCTCTTCTCGCTGGGGGTTCTCAGTCACGGGGAGAAGGAACAtggggctctgcacagccacGGCGTGGAGCGGGCTGGGGTAGCGGTAGATGTCGTTCCCGTTTTTAGACACCAGATCGCACTGGTACTTGGGATGTACATCTGCAACGACATCGAGGGAATTTGAGTGCGGTGTGGATAAAGAGCGACAGACAGAGCCTGCGGTCTGGTCCTCATGCTGGCCTTCCTTATTATAGTCCATCCAGCCTATGAGATCTGAAAGGCATTTTAGGAGAGTTTAGAgagcctgccagggacagctgtgCTACGTTTTTAATGTGCTGCCAAGGACGCCGGTCCATCTAGGCACACAATGCAAAGCTTTAactacagcagcagcaattttgCAACAAGAGGGGCTGTTCAAGCAATACAAAAAGCAGCACTGTCCTTCTGTGGGTCTCCCTGTCACTGCATCTATGTGGGATTTACCCCACTAGGACCACATGgtcaaaacaataaaaatcacaGCCCTAATGAGAACGTGTACATTGGTTTCAAACCTGTGCCCAGGTTCTTAAGATCTTCCTATCTTCCTTTCAAGCCACCCAGAAGTCTGCAAGGGTCTCTTATTTGTTACATAGTCACCTGTGGAACTCTCTGCAGGCCTCAGCACATATGAATTTTAAATCCaaagagaaacataaaaaatacagacaagAAAACAATTAATTCTTGTAGCTTATTGACAGATTTCACTTCTGAATTCTTTCAAGCATGTCTCcggccaggaaaaaaatccagacataattttattgttgcttttattattgttactactactattattataatatttatagCAATGCTAATAGTAATAACAGATGCTCCTTTTGAGTGATAAGGGGTTAAAGAATGGGAAACAAGCTCATGTTTTCACACAAGTACAAGGAGTGCAGGTCAATCCAGCTGACATCCTAGCCTTGGCTCTGCAAAGAGAGTTCTGCC
This region of Motacilla alba alba isolate MOTALB_02 chromosome 5, Motacilla_alba_V1.0_pri, whole genome shotgun sequence genomic DNA includes:
- the DACT1 gene encoding dapper homolog 1 isoform X3, whose translation is MKASPVASAAAAAGPGQAAGGPAGAPREPDARWREKGEAEAERQRTRERLEATLAGLGELEYLRQRQELLVKSLLLRRPAGAGPGAQGGRGEPQGEGPPPRSLEEKFLEENILLLRRQLNCLRRRDAGLLNQLQELDKQISDLRLDVEKTTDEHLETDSRPSSGFYELSDGASGSLSNSSNSVFSECLSSCHSSTCFCSPLEATLNISDGRPKSADVHPKYQCDLVSKNGNDIYRYPSPLHAVAVQSPMFLLPVTENPQREEERLACDMSDVCTPSETDSGQSASAFPPQSSWPAPCPSTSKRIDSYILSLVQKKTHAVRTNKPRTSLNADATKGILRHGSMCVRQPAAMVAHGNVVNLKSSKPVCLPPSGAPAPDHTAPSPLKQRPREPAGEQLESRKAPLPAAFPPGTTTELQSKHLPRGVKPAPLELSRNTAATAGDVPKENGQLFAASPKETPGKPVVLQPENRVSQPPKKILLKSSLQAARSSSPAVEERPALDFKSEGSSSQSLDDGLLVNAQYIPAQQQSMKLHKGTRNVKILKSSALKHRSHLANGVENSSQTLREKAKLVGKKCRFPEELDTNKKLKKPSSRGKRGSGLPLEPSLPGRQAGLHRSALRSHGHGREVVVAKPKHKRADYRRWKSSAEISYEEALRRARRNRREGVGVYSQVPLPYVSPYAYVASDSEYSAECESLFHSTVVDTSEDEQSNYTTNCFGDSESSLSEVEFVGESTTTSDSDESGGLIWSQFVQTLPIQTVTAPELHENAAKAFVKIKASHNLKKKILRFRSGSLKLMTTV
- the DACT1 gene encoding dapper homolog 1 isoform X4; its protein translation is MKASPVASAAAAAGPGQAAGGPAGAPREPDARWREKGEAEAERQRTRERLEATLAGLGELEYLRQRQELLVKSLLLRRPAGAGPGAQGGRGEPQGEGPPPRSLEEKFLEENILLLRRQLNCLRRRDAGLLNQLQELDKQISDLRLDVEKTTDEHLETDSRPSSGFYELSDGASGSLSNSSNSVFNVHPKYQCDLVSKNGNDIYRYPSPLHAVAVQSPMFLLPVTENPQREEERLACDMSDVCTPSETDSGQSASAFPPQSSWPAPCPSTSKRIDSYILSLVQKKTHAVRTNKPRTSLNADATKGILRHGSMCVRQPAAMVAHGNVVNLKSSKPVCLPPSGAPAPDHTAPSPLKQRPREPAGEQLESRKAPLPAAFPPGTTTELQSKHLPRGVKPAPLELSRNTAATAGDVPKENGQLFAASPKETPGKPVVLQPENRVSQPPKKILLKSSLQAARSSSPAVEERPALDFKSEGSSSQSLDDGLLVNAQYIPAQQQSMKLHKGTRNVKILKSSALKHRSHLANGVENSSQTLREKAKLVGKKCRFPEELDTNKKLKKPSSRGKRGSGLPLEPSLPGRQAGLHRSALRSHGHGREVVVAKPKHKRADYRRWKSSAEISYEEALRRARRNRREGVGVYSQVPLPYVSPYAYVASDSEYSAECESLFHSTVVDTSEDEQSNYTTNCFGDSESSLSEVEFVGESTTTSDSDESGGLIWSQFVQTLPIQTVTAPELHENAAKAFVKIKASHNLKKKILRFRSGSLKLMTTV
- the DACT1 gene encoding dapper homolog 1 isoform X2, producing the protein MKASPVASAAAAAGPGQAAGGPAGAPREPDARWREKGEAEAERQRTRERLEATLAGLGELEYLRQRQELLVKSLLLRRPAGAGPGAQGGRGEPQGEGPPPRSLEEKFLEENILLLRRQLNCLRRRDAGLLNQLQELDKQISDLRLDVEKTTDEHLETDSRPSSGFYELSDGASGSLSNSSNSVFNLIGWMDYNKEGQHEDQTAGSVCRSLSTPHSNSLDVVADVHPKYQCDLVSKNGNDIYRYPSPLHAVAVQSPMFLLPVTENPQREEERLACDMSDVCTPSETDSGQSASAFPPQSSWPAPCPSTSKRIDSYILSLVQKKTHAVRTNKPRTSLNADATKGILRHGSMCVRQPAAMVAHGNVVNLKSSKPVCLPPSGAPAPDHTAPSPLKQRPREPAGEQLESRKAPLPAAFPPGTTTELQSKHLPRGVKPAPLELSRNTAATAGDVPKENGQLFAASPKETPGKPVVLQPENRVSQPPKKILLKSSLQAARSSSPAVEERPALDFKSEGSSSQSLDDGLLVNAQYIPAQQQSMKLHKGTRNVKILKSSALKHRSHLANGVENSSQTLREKAKLVGKKCRFPEELDTNKKLKKPSSRGKRGSGLPLEPSLPGRQAGLHRSALRSHGHGREVVVAKPKHKRADYRRWKSSAEISYEEALRRARRNRREGVGVYSQVPLPYVSPYAYVASDSEYSAECESLFHSTVVDTSEDEQSNYTTNCFGDSESSLSEVEFVGESTTTSDSDESGGLIWSQFVQTLPIQTVTAPELHENAAKAFVKIKASHNLKKKILRFRSGSLKLMTTV
- the DACT1 gene encoding dapper homolog 1 isoform X1: MKASPVASAAAAAGPGQAAGGPAGAPREPDARWREKGEAEAERQRTRERLEATLAGLGELEYLRQRQELLVKSLLLRRPAGAGPGAQGGRGEPQGEGPPPRSLEEKFLEENILLLRRQLNCLRRRDAGLLNQLQELDKQISDLRLDVEKTTDEHLETDSRPSSGFYELSDGASGSLSNSSNSVFSECLSSCHSSTCFCSPLEATLNISDGRPKSADLIGWMDYNKEGQHEDQTAGSVCRSLSTPHSNSLDVVADVHPKYQCDLVSKNGNDIYRYPSPLHAVAVQSPMFLLPVTENPQREEERLACDMSDVCTPSETDSGQSASAFPPQSSWPAPCPSTSKRIDSYILSLVQKKTHAVRTNKPRTSLNADATKGILRHGSMCVRQPAAMVAHGNVVNLKSSKPVCLPPSGAPAPDHTAPSPLKQRPREPAGEQLESRKAPLPAAFPPGTTTELQSKHLPRGVKPAPLELSRNTAATAGDVPKENGQLFAASPKETPGKPVVLQPENRVSQPPKKILLKSSLQAARSSSPAVEERPALDFKSEGSSSQSLDDGLLVNAQYIPAQQQSMKLHKGTRNVKILKSSALKHRSHLANGVENSSQTLREKAKLVGKKCRFPEELDTNKKLKKPSSRGKRGSGLPLEPSLPGRQAGLHRSALRSHGHGREVVVAKPKHKRADYRRWKSSAEISYEEALRRARRNRREGVGVYSQVPLPYVSPYAYVASDSEYSAECESLFHSTVVDTSEDEQSNYTTNCFGDSESSLSEVEFVGESTTTSDSDESGGLIWSQFVQTLPIQTVTAPELHENAAKAFVKIKASHNLKKKILRFRSGSLKLMTTV